The Neptunomonas concharum genomic interval TGGTTGAATGCTAATGGCTTTGCGCTGTGCTTTGTCTGTCGTAAACGAAAAATTTGGTGTGTGACAATTTTGGCATCCTAGCTGGCTAAATAGTGCTTCACCTTGATCGATATTTGCTTTTTGTACATCAGGAATACGCCGCTTAGGCACAGCCAAATGCTGTGTATAGGTGGTAATTAAAGCCACCATCTGGCCCGATGCCTCGGCGTTGTCCATATGGGCACTATTACCGTTGGGCAGCTGACGGCAGCGTGCTTGTAAAGGGGTACAATCGCCATACCCAGAAGTAAACATGGGCGAAGAGATGCCGATATCGGTGAATAGTGCGATGCTGTTTTGTTGTAACAGAGTGGGCTGTCCGGCTTTCCAGCCAAATCGTCCTAAACGTTTCTCGCCCGTTTTAAAATCTACAACCTCGTTAATGCGTCCTGATATGCCATCGTTATTTGTATCCTCAGGGTCAGCGCGAGCAATGATCTGCTCCTCAGGGATCTTCTCCAGTAACCCCAAACCTATCACGGCAGGTGCGATACGTGCTGATAGCTGAGTATCGGGATGCAGAGGGCCATAATTAAGTTGCGTGAGCGTGATGTTAGGCTTTCTTAATGTCACTACTTCGCCATCATCAAGTGTCACTGTGACTGGCGTATAGGCAAGCTGGATCACACCTTCTGCAAGAACCCCTTGTACTGCGCGAGTTTGAAATTGGCTGCCGTAGTTAGGTTCGGGCGCTTGTGAGGGTAGGCCTAGGCGAACCAGCATAGATGCAGCAACATCGGCAGGATTATTCGCTTCGGTTGGTCTCCCCCGGCCATTTTTGGGATGGCACTGCAGACAGGAGCGGGCATTATAAAGGGGGCCCAAGCCGTCGCTGGCGGTGGTAGATGAGGGTGATGATACCCATAGTTTTTCAAACAGACTTTTACCCAGCACAAAGTCCATTTTCTGCTCGGTTGTTAAAAAACTATCGGGTTGTGAAAAAGTACTGCCTATTACCGTTAACGGCAAAGCTGCCACCAGTAAAGCGATAAGCATAGGTAAACCGTGCCGCTTGGCAGCACGGTTTTTGAAGCAAACCATCAAAT includes:
- a CDS encoding di-heme oxidoredictase family protein — translated: MVCFKNRAAKRHGLPMLIALLVAALPLTVIGSTFSQPDSFLTTEQKMDFVLGKSLFEKLWVSSPSSTTASDGLGPLYNARSCLQCHPKNGRGRPTEANNPADVAASMLVRLGLPSQAPEPNYGSQFQTRAVQGVLAEGVIQLAYTPVTVTLDDGEVVTLRKPNITLTQLNYGPLHPDTQLSARIAPAVIGLGLLEKIPEEQIIARADPEDTNNDGISGRINEVVDFKTGEKRLGRFGWKAGQPTLLQQNSIALFTDIGISSPMFTSGYGDCTPLQARCRQLPNGNSAHMDNAEASGQMVALITTYTQHLAVPKRRIPDVQKANIDQGEALFSQLGCQNCHTPNFSFTTDKAQRKAISIQPYTDLLLHDLGEGLADHRPEQGANGREWRTAPLWGIGLAGMINDHRFFLHDGRARTLQEAILWHGGEAEQSTRAYRQLSKAQRQQLIQFLESL